In Bacillus sp. 2205SS5-2, a genomic segment contains:
- a CDS encoding HesB/IscA family protein yields MSEVVIITEAASYQIKDMMKQNDEEGAFLRVAVKGGGCSGLSYGMGFEHEAGENDAKLEQHGIAILVDKESADILNGTTIDYKESLMGGGFTIDNPNAIASCGCGSSFVTATNKGKPEDC; encoded by the coding sequence ATGAGTGAAGTTGTCATAATTACAGAAGCAGCGTCCTATCAGATAAAAGATATGATGAAGCAAAACGATGAAGAAGGTGCGTTTCTTCGCGTTGCGGTAAAAGGTGGAGGCTGTAGTGGTCTATCCTATGGGATGGGATTTGAACATGAAGCTGGAGAGAATGATGCAAAGCTTGAGCAACATGGAATCGCTATCCTAGTAGACAAAGAAAGTGCCGATATCCTAAATGGAACAACTATTGACTATAAGGAGTCTTTGATGGGCGGCGGATTTACGATCGATAATCCGAATGCGATTGCATCATGCGGATGTGGATCCTCGTTTGTAACAGCGACGAATAAGGGAAAACCTGAGGATTGTTAA
- a CDS encoding DUF4395 domain-containing protein: MGIPKPLVQTNQIFMSLTVLSGLFIHEILLVLPFALGLITIATKKNPLILVGKKFLSKPTSSYILEDADQQIFNQWIATVCLGFSLLFFAIGWTIVAVTFSVMVILASTIAIMGYCIGCTIRYQYKMWQYRRKKTQLHS; this comes from the coding sequence ATGGGAATTCCAAAACCACTTGTTCAGACTAATCAAATTTTCATGAGTTTAACCGTACTATCCGGTCTATTTATACATGAGATTTTACTTGTTCTTCCTTTCGCCCTTGGATTGATCACCATCGCAACGAAGAAAAATCCTTTGATTCTTGTTGGAAAGAAATTTTTATCCAAGCCAACGTCTTCTTATATTTTGGAAGATGCAGATCAACAAATTTTTAATCAATGGATTGCCACGGTTTGTCTTGGATTCTCCTTACTGTTTTTTGCCATCGGCTGGACAATTGTCGCCGTTACATTTAGCGTCATGGTTATCCTAGCCTCGACAATAGCAATAATGGGATACTGCATCGGTTGTACAATTCGCTATCAATATAAAATGTGGCAATATCGACGAAAGAAAACTCAACTCCATTCATAA
- a CDS encoding NAD(P)H-binding protein: MNVLVIGANGTTGRKIVQILADSAEHTVTAMVRKEEQMEKMEQLGSKPILADLEENFEFTMKQVNAVVFAAGSGPDTEKDKTTAIDENGAKKSMDYAKKHQIERFILFLSQGSFGIRRAFFF; this comes from the coding sequence GTGAATGTACTAGTAATCGGAGCAAACGGAACCACGGGGAGAAAAATTGTTCAAATCCTAGCTGATTCAGCAGAACACACTGTAACCGCTATGGTCCGAAAAGAAGAGCAAATGGAAAAGATGGAACAACTTGGATCCAAGCCCATTTTAGCTGATTTGGAAGAAAATTTCGAGTTTACGATGAAGCAAGTGAATGCAGTCGTCTTTGCTGCTGGCTCAGGTCCAGATACAGAAAAGGATAAAACGACTGCCATCGATGAAAACGGCGCTAAAAAATCCATGGACTATGCAAAAAAACACCAAATTGAACGGTTTATCCTTTTTTTAAGTCAAGGCTCCTTCGGTATTAGAAGAGCCTTCTTCTTTTGA